The Arcobacter sp. CECT 8986 genomic interval ATAGAATTAACTAAAAAAGAGATTTTATTTTTAGAATTATTTGCTAGAAATATCCATTTTGTAGCAACTTATGATCATATTGAGGAGTATGTTTGGGAAGGTGAAGATACAACACTTGCAAATATACGTTCTATGATAAAAAGATTAAGAAAAAAATTACCAACAGATAGTATAACAATTATTAAAGGAATAGGGTATTCTTTAAATAAAACAGTGAAGTTTATATAAGAGGGAAACTCCTCTTATATTTATTTATTTTTAAAATATCTTTTAGTCTCAGAAGCTACTACATTTGATAATAGTAATAATCCAATTAAGTTTGGAATAGCCATAAGTCCATTTGCAACATCTGAAAAGTTCCATACTAAATCAAGTTTTAGCATCGCTCCTATTAAAATAAAACTTACAAAAACGATTCTATATAGTCTTATAGATTTATGTCCAAATAGGTATTCAAATGCTCGTTCACCATAATATGACCAACCAAGAATAGTAGAATAACCAAAAAGTATAGTTGCAATTACAATTATTATTGCTCCTGTATCTCCTAAGAAAAATTCAAAACTTTTTAGTGTTAATTCTCCCGCATCAACTCCTTGTTGCCAAACTGGAGACATTAAAATAATAATTGCTGTAATAGTACAAACAATTATAGTATCAATGAATGTTTGTGTCATTGAAACTAAAGCTTGAGTTACTGGGTCTTTTGTTTTTGCTGCTGCTGCTGCAATTGGCGCAGAACCAAGTCCTGATTCATTCGAAAACACACCTCTAGCAAGACCATAACGTATGGCTGCTGCAACTGCTGCTCCTGCAAATCCTCCAGTAGCTGATATTGGATTTATTGCATGATAAAAAATAAGTGAAAATGCATTACCAACTTTATCTAAATTAGTAAAAATAATAGCAAATGCAGTTACTAAATAGATTGCAATCATAAATGGAATTAAAAAAGAAGTTGTTTTTCCAATTGATTTAATTCCTCCTAAAATTACAAAAGATGTAATAGTTAAAAGAATAATTCCAGTAACCCATGTAGGAACTGCAAATTGAG includes:
- a CDS encoding alanine/glycine:cation symporter family protein, with the translated sequence METLNNVISSISSFVWGVPMLTLLVGTGLYLTIRLKGMQFWALGHALRLIFVKEKGAKGDISHFSALTTALAATVGIGNIVGVATAISFGGPGAVFWMWVTGLVGMATKYSEAILAVKYREEGKHGFKGGPMYYIAKGANLPKLGAIFALFTILASFGIGNMSQSNAVAKALDTQFAVPTWVTGIILLTITSFVILGGIKSIGKTTSFLIPFMIAIYLVTAFAIIFTNLDKVGNAFSLIFYHAINPISATGGFAGAAVAAAIRYGLARGVFSNESGLGSAPIAAAAAKTKDPVTQALVSMTQTFIDTIIVCTITAIIILMSPVWQQGVDAGELTLKSFEFFLGDTGAIIIVIATILFGYSTILGWSYYGERAFEYLFGHKSIRLYRIVFVSFILIGAMLKLDLVWNFSDVANGLMAIPNLIGLLLLSNVVASETKRYFKNK